The sequence below is a genomic window from Ornithobacterium rhinotracheale.
CGTTAAGAAAGGGAAGTAAATCTTAATTATCTATTTCTAAGCAGAATTAAAGCAAACATTCAATAGCGGCAGCCCAAGTGCTGTGCTGTCTAGAATCTGTGCATAAAGAAAGTAAATTAAATCCAGAATGCAAGAATTTAAAAATATTTAAAATCTTTTCCAAAAATCGAGGGTAAAAACGCCAGAAAATCCTTAACTTTGGGGTGAATTTTACACCCAATAAAAATGAATAAAGGATTATACATTGCAACACTGGAGCCACACAGTGGTAAATCAATGATTATTTTAGGATTAATGCAATCCCTGCTCAGAAAAATGGCAAAGGTGGCTTACTTTAAACCCGTAGTCGCTAGCGAAGACGAAAAGGATAACCATATTGAGACGATTTTGAGCCACTTTGGGCTTAATACGCCTTATGATGAATGCTATGCCGTAACGCGTGATGAGCTGATTCACAATAGAAATGCAGGCAAAATCTCTGATTCGCTTGAAAAAATCATCGCAAAATACAAAAAGCTAGAAAGCACCTACGATTTCGTCCTTGTGGAAGGTACCGATTTTATGGGCGGGAGCAGTGTTTTTGAATTTGATTGGAATATAAGCATCGCGAAAAACCTAGGGCTGCCCGTACTTTTAATCAGCACGGGAGTTGATAAATCTTTTAAAGAATTTGATAGAAACCTCGAAATGGCTTACAAATCATTCCAAAATCGTGATGTGCAAGTCATTGGTGTGGTGGCCAATAAAGTCCTTGAGGAAAATGTGGAAACTTTGAAACAGCATTTGAATCAATATTTGCCAGAAAATGTGGAAAAAATCATCGTTCCGCTCGTCTCCGAATTGCAAAATCCAAGCATCGAGGAAATTGTGGCTGAATTAGATGCCGAGGTACTCGTTGGGAAAGAAAATTTAAGCAATCTCACAGGGAAATTTGCTGTGGGAGCTATGCAATTGCCCAACTTTTTAAATCATTTAGAGCAAAATGGGCTTGTAATCACCCCGGGCGACCGTGCCGACATCATTCTCGGCTCCTTGCAAGCGCACCACTCTGCCAAGTACCCAAGCGTGGCGGGCATTGTTTTGACAGGTGGAATTAAGCCTGAGGAAAGCATTATGCGCCTCATTGAGGGAACGCAACATAATATCCCAATCCTTTCGGTGCAGACTGGTACTTTTGAGACTACACAGAAGATTGGTGCCATTTGCTCCAATGTTTCAAAAGAAAAAATTACTAAAATTCAATCTTCTTTAGATACATTTGGAAAATTCGTTTCGCCAGAAAACTTTATACAATCTATGAATTCCTATCAAAATCAAGTGGTAACGCCTATGATGTTCCAGTACAGCTTGATTGATACGGCTAAAAAAGCACGCAAAAAAATTGTGCTACCAGAATCTGGCGACCCAAGAATTTTGACTGCAACAGAGAGACTTTCAAAATTAGGAATCGTAGATATTGTACTTCTCGGGAACGAAGAGCAAATCAAATCTCATCTAAAAGAGCTTAACTTGCAAGTGGATTTTGCCAATGTGGAAATCGTAGACCCTGAGAATTTTGATAAATTCGAGGATTATGTAAACACATTCTACGAGCTCAGAAAACACAAAGGTGTAAACATGGATATGGCGAGAGATACCATGAGAGATGTTTCCTACTTTGGTACTATGATGATTTACAAAGGCGATGCCGACGGAATGGTTTCTGGAGCTGTACACACTACGCAACACACCATTCGCCCTGCCCTACAATTTATCAAAACAAAGCCAGGTTGTTCAATTGTGAGCTCTGTATTCTTTATGTGCCTAGAAGATAGAGTTTCTGTATTCGGCGACTGTGCCATCAATCCAAATCCAACTGCTGAGCAATTAGCAGAAATCGCCATCTCCTCTGCAGAGAGTGCCGCAGCCTTTGGCATAGAACCCAAAGTGGCAATGCTCTCCTACTCCTCTGGCAACTCTGGAAAAGGTGCCGATGTAGACAAAGTGCGAGAAGCAACAGAATTGGTAAAAGCAAAACGCCCAGATTTGAAAATCGAAGGCCCTATCCAGTATGATGCGGCTGTAGATGCCAATGTAGGCCGTCAAAAAATGCCTGATTCCGAAGTAGCTGGACAAGCCTCTGTTTTAATCTTCCCAGATTTAAACACAGGAAACAACACCTACAAAGCGGTGCAAAGAGAAACTGGAGCTATCGCCATTGGGCCTATGTTACAAGGACTTAATCGCCCTGTAAACGATTTAAGTAGAGGTTGTACAGTAGATGATATCTTCAACACAGTAATCATCACAGCCATTCAGGCACAAGACTTTTAATTATCTAAAAAATTAATCATATTATGAATAAAAAAATATTAGTAATCAATTCGGGAAGCTCCTCGCTTAAATTTCAATTATTTGAAATGCCGCAAGAAAAAGTCCTAGCACAGGGCATTGTAGAGCGCATTGGGCAGGACATCTCTGCCATTCATTACAAAACAGATGAAGGCAAATTTTCCGCCGAATTAGAAATTCCAAATCACGAAGTGGCCCTAAAAGAAGTTACCACCAGATTGCTCGACCCCACAATTGGCGTCATCAGTAATGTGGAGGAGGTGGATATCGTGGCACACCGCGTGGTACACGGCGGAGAGGAATTTACCGAAACGGTGAAAATCACCCAAGAGGTAAAAGAGAAAATCAAAAGCCTATTCCCACTCGCACCACTGCACAACCCTGCCAACTTAAAGGGAATTGAGGTGGCCGAAAAACTTTTTAATAAAGCTACCCAAGTGGCCGTTTTTGATACCTCATTCTTCAAAACTCTGCCAGAATTCGTATACCGCTATGCCATTCCTAAGGATAAAACCGATAAAACGGGCATCAGAGTATACGGCTTCCACGGAATTTCCCATAAATATGTCTCTAAAAAGGCTTACGAGTACTTAAACGATAATACCAAAAAATTAATCACCATTCACCTAGGAAACGGCTGCTCTATGACGGCGGTGAACCAAGGCAAAGCCGTGGACCACTCCCTTGGTTATGGGCCAAATGATGGCCTCATTATGGGAACACGCAGCGGCGCCATAGACCCCGCCGTGGTGGTAGCCTTGCAACAGCAAAACAATTGGAGCGCAGAGGAAGTCTCCAATTTCCTATCCAAAGAAAGCGGTATGAAAGGCCTCACAGGGCATAGCGATATGCGCGATATTGAGGACAAAGCCCTCACGGGCGACCAAGATTGCCAACTGGCGCTTGATATGAATACCTACCGCATTAAAAAATTCATAGGCGCCTACATTGCAGCGCTAAACGGCGTAGATGCCCTTGTATTTACGGCGGGAATTGGCGAAAATAGCGATGTAGTGAGAGCCCTTGCTACAAAAGATTTAGAGTACTTAGGGATTAAAATTAATCCTGAGGAAAATAAAATCCGTAGCAAGGAAATTCGCGAAATCAATACCGAAGATTCTAAAATCAAGGTGCTTGTAATCCCAACGAATGAAGAACTAGAAATGGCACAAGAGGCGTATAATTTATAGAGAAATTAAGTATAATATCTATTGATAAGGCGAATTTCCCTTTGGGGAAATTCGCTTTTTTTTTGGCGGAAGGTTTAATATATCATTTTGAACTCTCCGGAGAGCTCCGGAAGTCTTGCCCAAATGATTTGTAATCTCCGGAGGGCTCCGGAAGTCTTGCCCAAATGATTTGTAACCTCCGGAGAGCTCCGGAAGTCTTACCCAAATGATTTGTAATCTCTGATGCTTTTTGTTACTTTCATTTTTTAGGCAAAAAGCATTCTGCGTGGGATTTTAATTATAATTCAAGAAAATAGTACTTTTAACAGCGTTTCGGCATAAAACTTTTTAAAATCATTCTTAAAAATTGCTTTATCGAAATTATATTTGCACTATGAATTGGCGAAAATTACTAGCCCCCTTGTCTGCGATATGGTGGTGCGTTACGAGCATTAGGAATTTATTGTATAAAATTGGATTTTTCCCTGTAAAAAGTTTCAAAAAACCCGTCATCGTTATCGGGAATTTGTCCACTGGCGGCACAGGGAAGACGCCGCACACCGTGTATGTGCTTGATTTGCTTAGGCGAAATTACCGCATAGCGGCGCTAAGCCGTGGTTATGGGCGCAGAACTTCGGGCTTTATTGTGGCGAATTACGATTCTAATGCGCGCCAAATTGGCGATGAGCCGATGCTCTTTTTTCACCGATTTAAAAATAGAATCGTGGTGAGTGTGGGCGAAAACCGTGTGGCGGCTGTGCGCGAATTATTTCAGCGATTTGCGCTAGATGCCGTGATTTTAGATGATGCATATCAGCACCGAGCGCTTAAAGCGGGTTTTTATATCCTGCTTACGGATTATAGCCATCTGTATAGCCAAGATTATGTGCTGCCTATGGGCGATTTGCGGGAGCCACGCAGTGGTGCCAAGCGGGCAAGCATTATAATAGTTACCAAATGCCCGCCTGATTTAAGCGAGGAGGAAAAGGAAAAGATTAAACGGAATTTGAAATTATTGCCCGAGCAGGAGCTATTTTTCTCGTATATAAATTATAGCGAAATGCTTTATAATGTATCGTTTAATGCAGACATTCGCCAAGCAGAAGATTGCCATGCGTTACTTATCACAGGAATTGCAAAAAGCGATGATTTAGTGAAACACGCCGAGAGCAAATTCGTCTCCGTAAAGCATTTGAAATACCCAGACCACTACGACTTTAAGCCTAATGATATTAAAGAAATTATCAAGGCTTACGATTCCCTGCCCTCGCCTAAAATTATGCTCACTACGGAGAAAGATTATATGAGATTGTGCCAAGAGCACGGAATTGTCAAAAAATTATACTATCTTCCGATTTCAATTGGTATAGATAAGCCAGAAAAGTTTAACGAAATTATTAGCAATTATGTACACAAAAATTCAAGAAGCAGCGAACTACATTAAAAATAAAATCGGGAATGAGATTCCTGAATTTGCCATCGTATTAGGCTCAGGGCTAGGCGCTCTGAAAGATGAGATTGAACCCCTTGTAAAGATTCCTTACACAGAGATTCCCAACTTTCCGCAGACTACTGTAAAGGGGCATAATGGAGAGCTTATTTTTGGCACCCTTGAAGGCAAAAAAGTGCTCCTAATGGCGGGTAGATTCCACTATTATGAGGGGTATAGTATGAAGGAAGTAACTTTTCCGTTCCGTGTTTTTCACCTCTTGGGGATTAAAAATTTAATCGTCTCCAATGCCTCTGGCGGAGTGAATCCTAACTTTAAAGTGGGCGATGTTATGGTAATTAGAGATCATATCAACATGTTTCCAGAGCACCCGTTGAGAGGGCAAAACATGGAAGAATTTGGTCCTCGTTTCCCAGAAATGAGCAAAGCCTATGATTATGATTTTATGACTAAATTTGATGAAATTGCCCAAAGAGAAAACATCGACCTTAAAAAAGGTGTGTATGTAGGCTTGCAAGGTCCCACCTTTGAAACCCCAGCAGAATACGGTATGGTGCGAGTACTTGGAGGCGATGCCGTGGGTATGAGTACAGTGCCAGAGGTAATTGTGGCAAGGCACCAAGGAATGCGCGTGGCTGCACTTTCTGTAATTACTGATTTGGGCGGTCCAGAAATTAGCATTCCAGTTTCTCATGAGGAGGTGCTGAATGCTGCAAATGTTGCAATGCCAAATGTGATTAAATTAGTGAAATCTCTCGTAGCAGAAAATTAATAAAAATTGATTTTTATATAATTAAAAAAGGAAGTTTGCACAAACTTCCTTTTTTTGTTTTTCTATAAGTCGATTATTTCGCCGATTTTGGGCACTCGATTAGGATTCTTATGAAATACGCAATTCTCAGCGAGTTTAGTTTCGTGTGCTACGCGATCCGACAAGTCTCCGATTTCATATATTTTAGGTACAAAATCAACTATTTGCTTTTTGGGATTAAGCACTTCTTCATACTGCACACCTATATCAGTTACAAATTCTGTGTTGCCATTCGTCAAAACGACCGAACGGAAAATAATATCAATGGCTTTGTTATCATTTTGCGGAATTGAATGATAAACTTCCAGAGCATCTTCTGCAATCTCATGATTAAACGCAATATTATACAATCCTGCCAAAATTCCAAAAGCTGTAATTTTTCTTGTTTCGTTTCGTTGATAATCATTTGGAAAATGTCCCGACTCAAATAAAATAATTGGAATTCCCCATTTTTGAAAATTGTCTCCAGTAGCTTTTGGATAAAACTCATCACTAAAACGAGCAATATTCCAATGATACATTTGTAAACTTTTATAAATTTCACTTACATAATGAATCGATTGTTTACGAGATTCTGAAATAGTCCCTTTATTATCAAATACAGGAGCTAAAAGGGAAAGCGCAGCAGAATGTTTCGTGTTGTAAACATTAAAAATAGACCTTTGGTCGTGCAAATTAAATAAACAGTTGTAAATTTTAGTTTTTACTTGTCTTTGTAAAATCTGCATTTCAGGACTTGCCAATTGTAAAAAATCTCTGTTTACATCAATCCCCATAGCATTTCTTCGGGTATAGGCATACGCCCCATCTGGATTCAATTGGGGAATAAATTCTATCTGTATTTTCTGCAATAATTCGTTTGAAAATCCTTTAAAATCGGGATTTGTAAGCAGTTTAAAGGCATCAAACATCGCACGCGTACCACTACTCTCATTGCCATGCATTTGGCTCCATAGCAACACTTTACTCTCTCCTGTTCCTAATGTTAATTTATAAATCGGTCTACCTTGAAACGATTGACCTATTATTTCGGATTGATAGGCATTTCTTTGTATCAAATCCTCAACTATATGAAGTGGTAAATAACGAAGATCTAAGCCCTCTTCCTTCCACTCGTGATATTGACTGAATAGCTTTTCTAAATTCATAAAGTAAAGATACTAATTTGATTTCAATTAAATTTATAGTTTACATTTCGCAACGATTAAAAAAATTCACATTACGAAAAAACATATTGAAGTGCTATTTTGTCAGTTTGAAATATTGTTTTTGATAAATGTATAATTCAAATGTATAAAAATATGATTATAAATATTTTACATCATTTAATTAAAGTAAAATATTAAATTTACTTTAAATGAAAATGACTGAAAAAATATTTTAATATTGTAAAATATTTTTTATATTTGTATATGGACTATAAGAAAGTTATCGAAAATATTTTAGAGGTTTACAATCTTAACGCAGCAGAATTTGCTGAAAAAATTGATGTACAACGCTCCTCTATCTCACATATCCTATCGGGAAGAAATAATCCTAGCCTTGATTTTTTACTAAAAGTAAAAGAAAATTTTCCTGAGCTAAGATGGGAATATCTCATGCTAAAAAAATTACCGATGTATGAAATTGAAAATAAAGTAATTATGAGTAAAAAAATGGAAAATAACCCGATTTTACCTTCTTTATTTGACGATATTCCATACGAAAGTGTATCAGAAGACGAAATATCGCCAAATACGAGCGTTAAAAATGTGGAAAAACAAGAAGAGAAAAGGGATACTCCTACTCTGCCTCCGAAGCAAGAATCACAGGAACAAAATGCAATAGCTACCAAAAAGGAAAAGCAAATCACGCGAGTAATTTGCTTTTATGATGATGGCAGCTTCGAGAGCTTCGAGCCAAGTCTTTAAATATCTTTTCGGTAACTTTTTCGGCGCTTATGATTCACTGGGGAATAGTCCTTCCATAGGGTTTGGATACTTTTATTTTCTGCTAATTCTGGATTGGTTTCTAGATATGAAATTCCATATTTTTTGAAAGTTTTGTACATTTCAGAGAAAATAATTGCGGTTACGCCTTTGCCTTGATATTCTGGGTCTATCCCGATTAAATAGAAGGCGGCTGCATCATTTTTCTTGCTGGCTTTCCAGAAATGGTACCAGCCAAATGGGAACAATTTTCCGTTGGCTTTCTGCAATGCTTTTGAATACGAAGGCATTGTGATTGCAAAAGCAATCATTCTCCTTGATTCGTCTTCTATCACGGTTACAAAATCTGGAATTACGAAATTGATGTATTTATCCTTGTACTGCTGAATTTGCTTTTTAGTAATTGGCACATAGCTACTTAGATGCCCATAAGTTTTATCAAGCAACTCAAACATTGGGTCTACGATTTGCAATAAATCTTGTTTAGATTTTAACTCTCTGATTTTGATTTTGTATCGTTTTTGGATTAAATCCGTGAATTTATTTAATTTTTCTGGCAAAGTTTCTGGCATATAAAGCTCGTATTCTACCCACTCTTTGGCCGTTTCAAAGCCGTGTGCTAGCAAATGCTCCTCGTAATAGGGGTGATTGTATAGCGTAACCATGGTCGCCACTTTGTCAAACCCTTTGGTGAGCAATCCTGCACGATCGAGATTGGTAAGCCCTACGGGGCCCTCGATTTCTTTTAAGCCCTCTGCTCTCCCAAATTCTATGGCTTTTTCAAGCAATTTTTGGCTCACTTCTTTATCGTCAATAAAATCAAACCAGCCAAATCGCGCCCGCGGCACGCCCTGCTCCCGCACCTCTTGGTAATTAATCATTGCCGCAATACGCCCCACTATTTCGCCGTTTTTGTATGCCAAAAAATATTTGGATTTGGCTTTTCCTTCTCGGTACAATTCATTTTTATCTTGTCTCAATGCCGCAAGTTCTTCGCTAATCAAAGGCGGAACATAATAGGGATTCTCCTTATACATTCGCATAGGAAACTGTATAAACTGCTTTAAATCAATTGCATTGCTTACTTCTTTTATTTCTATTGCCATTCCGTTTTTCCTTTAATTAAACAGCAAAAATACACTTTTTAATCAGGCTAAAAAAATGATATTTGGGGCTATTTTTTGATTCTTCGTATTTTATTGAAAGCTTCGTCAAAGTTCTTTGATAAGGCTTTTAAGTTTCCCCACCACGATTTTATCCACAGGAAGGCTCATATCCTCGGGCGACAATTGGTCTAAATCTATCCAATTTACCTCCTCAATGTTTTTATCAATGATTTGTAAATCAGCTAAATCTTTGCAAGAAATTTTATAATACACCGTAAAAAGCTGCTCATTGGTTTTAAATTTTGAACGAATGAAATCCTCTTGCACATAAAAAAGTTCTGCTTGATCGAGCGTTAAATTTAGTTCTTCTTTCAGTTCGCGTGCTAGGCACTGCAAAGTCCCTTCGCCAAACTCCAAACCACCGCCGGGCATTTTGTATAAAACCTCTCCCCAAAAAGGCTCTTTCAGCCTCATTAATTGATTGTTATGAATCAAAATTCCGTAAACTCTAATGGTGAATGCGTCTAATCTTTCCATGCGTTTATCATTTCTCGTTTGCCTGGTGGGCCTGGTTTCTTTTCCACGCGGAACCCCACTGCCTTCAAAGCGCGTTTGGTATCGCCATTGCAGGCATAAGTGGTAAATAATCCGTTCTTTTTTAGTGATTTATATATTTTTTCAAAAATCGATTCGTGCCATAATTCTGGTTGCACTCGTTTCCCAAAGGCATCAAAATACACCAAATGGTAAGCCTCCTCGGGCAGTGCCACTTCTATAAAATCGGCTTGCTCCTTTTTTAGGCTAAAATCTGGCGTAATTTCTTGATATTCGCCCCATTCCACTGCATGAATTTTCTCAAAAATTGGCAAAATTGCATTTTCTTCTTGCTTAAAAAATTCGGCAAAAAGTTTGGGATAATCCAGCGCTTGCACTTCATCGGGCATCATAGGATATTTTTCGAGTGTGTGATATTTCACTTTTCCATGTGGCGAAAACAATGTGAGCAAAGCGTTTAGCCCTGTTCCAAAACCAAATTCCAAAATACTACAATCCTGCTCCCAAAATTGGGCTAAACCATGGGCTATAAATACATGCTGGGCTTCTTGCAAGGCTCCGTGCTTGGAGTGGTAATGCTCGTTCCACTCGGGAATATAGAGCGTTTTGGAGCCATCGGCAGTGGTCAAAATTTCGCGCTTAAGCATAGTTTTTTTTGATTTTTTACGCAATTTATAAAATTAAATGCTTAGTGGTATGTTTTTTTTGATTATTTTTGATTCAAATTTTGATGTATAATTATTATAAGCATAGATTATGAAGATTCAAAAGATTGAAAAATCCCGACTAACGCCCGAAGTTTTTGAAAGTAAAGTTTTCGGAAAAACTTTTGCAGACCATATGCTCATCTGCCAATACAAAGATGGCAAATGGGGCGAGCCTGAAATTCGTGAGTTTGGCAATTTAAGTTTTTCGCCCGCTACGCACGCTTTCCACTATGGGCAGGCCTGCTTTGAGGGAATGAAGGCTTTCAAAGGCGAAAATGGCGAGGTGTACCTCTTCCGTCCTGAGAAAAACTTTGAACGCATCAACAAATCGGCTGAACGCCTCGGTATGGTGCAAATCCCTGAGGAGGTGTTCCTCGATGGCTTAAAAGCCCTTATCGATGTAGATAGAAACTGGGTGCCAGAAACTTATGGCACTTCCCTCTACATTCGCCCTGTGCTATTCTCTACCGAAGATGTAATTTCTGCGCGTGGATCTCACGAGTTCCTCTTTGCTATTATTTGCTCTTATGCTCCAAACTACTACAACAAGCCTTTGCGCGTGAAAGTGGCAGACCACTACTCGCGTGCGGCTAATGGCGGTGTGGGATTTGCCAAGGCTGCGGGAAACTACGGCGCTTCCTTCTACCCCACTACCCTTGCCAATGAAGAGGGGTTTGACCAAATCATCTGGACTGATGCCGCCACTCACCAGTATTTTGAAGAGGCGGGAACCATGAACATTTTTGTGCGTATCGGCGATACTTTGCTCACCGCCCCTACTAGCGAAAGAATCTTAAACGGAGTAACCCGCGATAGTTTAATTACTTTGGCTAAAGAAAACGGCTGGAATGTAGAAGTGCGTCCGGTTTCTGTAAAAGAAGTTTACGAAGCTCACAAAAATGGCGAATTAAAAGAAGTATTTGGCTGTGGCACCGCTGTAGTGCTTAACAATTTTGAGGCCATAGGATACCCTGATGAAGTGCTTGAATTGCCTAAATTAGAGGACATTGATGCTTGGGGCCCAATCCTTAAACAGCAAATGAACGAAATCCAATATGGAAAGGCGGAAGACCCATTTGGCTGGAGAGTGCTCGTTGAGAAAAAATATTAATTTTCTAACTTTTTTTATTTACACAAAAAAGCCATTCTTTGCGGAATGGCTTTTTTTGTATACCTTATATAGTGCCTTATTATTGATTGCCCAGCCACACAGCATAGCCCCCAAAATAAATAAAAGGCGACAATGCATAGATTACACCCCTCTAAGTGATTGATTATTAATTAACAACGGAATAAAAGAAACATTTTTCAACATATCATTGTGTGTTAAAACCAAAAAATATCTGCTGAAAAATTTTGAAATTCGTACATTATACATATCTTTGCAGTCCTTAATAATATTGAGGAACATAACAAAACATAAAATATGAAGAAACTTTTATTCTCGCTGATGGCTGTAGGCTCAATTTGCCTGCACGCGCAGCAAAAGGTAGGGGTGAATACCGAAACCCCCAAAGCCACCCTACATGTGGCTACAGGTACCGATGGCGATGGCAATATGATCATACGCCAAACCCCGCAAGCCGCTAACACCGACCAGCCCCTTGTGTGGAACCCAGCAACCAAAGAGGTGAAGACTGCCAATACCCAAAAAAAACCTTATTACCTACTTAAATTTAAGGTTAATTGTATAGCTAAAGAGGATTATATCAAAAATTTTGACACCAAAATTCCTACGAATAAGTATAAAGTAATCCTTGTTAGTGCATGGCCTGAAACCCCACAAAATACTGAATGGTTAAATATAAGACATATTGAAAATAAAAGTAATTTTATTGATTTTAATGATGGAAAAAGCAGGGGATATGTGAACCCAATTAGAAAGGCGTTGATGTTTGAGGATAATGGTACTTGGCGCCTAACCATAGACTACCCTCATGCTCGCCCTGAAGCGTTTAGAGGCTATGATGGGCATTTCACTTGGAATATTACACTTTTAGCCATAGATTTAAACGAAATTAAAACCCTACCAGACCAAACTGGTGCTACTACTTGGCATCAGGAGCTAGGCGGAAACCCTGATGTGAGTTTACCAAATCCTTTAAACTAATTTTTTTTCACCTAAAACAAAATAGAATCACAATGAATAAAAAATATATATTGAGTGCCTTGTTTATGGCAAGCTCACTCGGGCTATATGCACAAGAACAACCAGGCGGTGTGGCAATCAATGCAAACG
It includes:
- the pta gene encoding phosphate acetyltransferase codes for the protein MNKGLYIATLEPHSGKSMIILGLMQSLLRKMAKVAYFKPVVASEDEKDNHIETILSHFGLNTPYDECYAVTRDELIHNRNAGKISDSLEKIIAKYKKLESTYDFVLVEGTDFMGGSSVFEFDWNISIAKNLGLPVLLISTGVDKSFKEFDRNLEMAYKSFQNRDVQVIGVVANKVLEENVETLKQHLNQYLPENVEKIIVPLVSELQNPSIEEIVAELDAEVLVGKENLSNLTGKFAVGAMQLPNFLNHLEQNGLVITPGDRADIILGSLQAHHSAKYPSVAGIVLTGGIKPEESIMRLIEGTQHNIPILSVQTGTFETTQKIGAICSNVSKEKITKIQSSLDTFGKFVSPENFIQSMNSYQNQVVTPMMFQYSLIDTAKKARKKIVLPESGDPRILTATERLSKLGIVDIVLLGNEEQIKSHLKELNLQVDFANVEIVDPENFDKFEDYVNTFYELRKHKGVNMDMARDTMRDVSYFGTMMIYKGDADGMVSGAVHTTQHTIRPALQFIKTKPGCSIVSSVFFMCLEDRVSVFGDCAINPNPTAEQLAEIAISSAESAAAFGIEPKVAMLSYSSGNSGKGADVDKVREATELVKAKRPDLKIEGPIQYDAAVDANVGRQKMPDSEVAGQASVLIFPDLNTGNNTYKAVQRETGAIAIGPMLQGLNRPVNDLSRGCTVDDIFNTVIITAIQAQDF
- a CDS encoding acetate/propionate family kinase yields the protein MNKKILVINSGSSSLKFQLFEMPQEKVLAQGIVERIGQDISAIHYKTDEGKFSAELEIPNHEVALKEVTTRLLDPTIGVISNVEEVDIVAHRVVHGGEEFTETVKITQEVKEKIKSLFPLAPLHNPANLKGIEVAEKLFNKATQVAVFDTSFFKTLPEFVYRYAIPKDKTDKTGIRVYGFHGISHKYVSKKAYEYLNDNTKKLITIHLGNGCSMTAVNQGKAVDHSLGYGPNDGLIMGTRSGAIDPAVVVALQQQNNWSAEEVSNFLSKESGMKGLTGHSDMRDIEDKALTGDQDCQLALDMNTYRIKKFIGAYIAALNGVDALVFTAGIGENSDVVRALATKDLEYLGIKINPEENKIRSKEIREINTEDSKIKVLVIPTNEELEMAQEAYNL
- the lpxK gene encoding tetraacyldisaccharide 4'-kinase is translated as MNWRKLLAPLSAIWWCVTSIRNLLYKIGFFPVKSFKKPVIVIGNLSTGGTGKTPHTVYVLDLLRRNYRIAALSRGYGRRTSGFIVANYDSNARQIGDEPMLFFHRFKNRIVVSVGENRVAAVRELFQRFALDAVILDDAYQHRALKAGFYILLTDYSHLYSQDYVLPMGDLREPRSGAKRASIIIVTKCPPDLSEEEKEKIKRNLKLLPEQELFFSYINYSEMLYNVSFNADIRQAEDCHALLITGIAKSDDLVKHAESKFVSVKHLKYPDHYDFKPNDIKEIIKAYDSLPSPKIMLTTEKDYMRLCQEHGIVKKLYYLPISIGIDKPEKFNEIISNYVHKNSRSSELH
- a CDS encoding purine-nucleoside phosphorylase produces the protein MYTKIQEAANYIKNKIGNEIPEFAIVLGSGLGALKDEIEPLVKIPYTEIPNFPQTTVKGHNGELIFGTLEGKKVLLMAGRFHYYEGYSMKEVTFPFRVFHLLGIKNLIVSNASGGVNPNFKVGDVMVIRDHINMFPEHPLRGQNMEEFGPRFPEMSKAYDYDFMTKFDEIAQRENIDLKKGVYVGLQGPTFETPAEYGMVRVLGGDAVGMSTVPEVIVARHQGMRVAALSVITDLGGPEISIPVSHEEVLNAANVAMPNVIKLVKSLVAEN
- a CDS encoding M14 family zinc carboxypeptidase, whose amino-acid sequence is MNLEKLFSQYHEWKEEGLDLRYLPLHIVEDLIQRNAYQSEIIGQSFQGRPIYKLTLGTGESKVLLWSQMHGNESSGTRAMFDAFKLLTNPDFKGFSNELLQKIQIEFIPQLNPDGAYAYTRRNAMGIDVNRDFLQLASPEMQILQRQVKTKIYNCLFNLHDQRSIFNVYNTKHSAALSLLAPVFDNKGTISESRKQSIHYVSEIYKSLQMYHWNIARFSDEFYPKATGDNFQKWGIPIILFESGHFPNDYQRNETRKITAFGILAGLYNIAFNHEIAEDALEVYHSIPQNDNKAIDIIFRSVVLTNGNTEFVTDIGVQYEEVLNPKKQIVDFVPKIYEIGDLSDRVAHETKLAENCVFHKNPNRVPKIGEIIDL
- a CDS encoding helix-turn-helix transcriptional regulator — protein: MDYKKVIENILEVYNLNAAEFAEKIDVQRSSISHILSGRNNPSLDFLLKVKENFPELRWEYLMLKKLPMYEIENKVIMSKKMENNPILPSLFDDIPYESVSEDEISPNTSVKNVEKQEEKRDTPTLPPKQESQEQNAIATKKEKQITRVICFYDDGSFESFEPSL
- a CDS encoding GTP cyclohydrolase, which gives rise to MAIEIKEVSNAIDLKQFIQFPMRMYKENPYYVPPLISEELAALRQDKNELYREGKAKSKYFLAYKNGEIVGRIAAMINYQEVREQGVPRARFGWFDFIDDKEVSQKLLEKAIEFGRAEGLKEIEGPVGLTNLDRAGLLTKGFDKVATMVTLYNHPYYEEHLLAHGFETAKEWVEYELYMPETLPEKLNKFTDLIQKRYKIKIRELKSKQDLLQIVDPMFELLDKTYGHLSSYVPITKKQIQQYKDKYINFVIPDFVTVIEDESRRMIAFAITMPSYSKALQKANGKLFPFGWYHFWKASKKNDAAAFYLIGIDPEYQGKGVTAIIFSEMYKTFKKYGISYLETNPELAENKSIQTLWKDYSPVNHKRRKSYRKDI
- a CDS encoding NUDIX domain-containing protein codes for the protein MERLDAFTIRVYGILIHNNQLMRLKEPFWGEVLYKMPGGGLEFGEGTLQCLARELKEELNLTLDQAELFYVQEDFIRSKFKTNEQLFTVYYKISCKDLADLQIIDKNIEEVNWIDLDQLSPEDMSLPVDKIVVGKLKSLIKEL
- the mnmD gene encoding tRNA (5-methylaminomethyl-2-thiouridine)(34)-methyltransferase MnmD — encoded protein: MLKREILTTADGSKTLYIPEWNEHYHSKHGALQEAQHVFIAHGLAQFWEQDCSILEFGFGTGLNALLTLFSPHGKVKYHTLEKYPMMPDEVQALDYPKLFAEFFKQEENAILPIFEKIHAVEWGEYQEITPDFSLKKEQADFIEVALPEEAYHLVYFDAFGKRVQPELWHESIFEKIYKSLKKNGLFTTYACNGDTKRALKAVGFRVEKKPGPPGKREMINAWKD